gttatgatatgatatttaaGTTATCATCAGACATTCATAATTTGATCTTAACTATAATatatatgtagatttttttttttcaaagaagaGTACaactaaataatattaaatttctgAATTAATCGTCGCACGCGCTTTTAGATAAATCAAGCGTAGAAAATTATTATAAGATCAAATGGATATTTAAGAAATAATTAATGAGGTTgagtttaatatttttatatatttaatggACTATGCAACCAAAGTATTTAAAAATTACATATCCATTTAGGTGAGAGCTGCTTTTCCCCTCCCTAGACCCTCACCTCCCGGGCCCACCAAATCTTTTTGACCCTTATATCCTTTTCTTAGTCAATTGtccattttttctcttttatctattgaatttattttttaatcattttattttttttgtctgttcaatcatttttttttttttatgtttgtaaTATTTTATTGAAAAAATTTTACTAGTGGAAAATTTTAGaagttattatttgtaaaaaatttaaaaagtaaaaaaatatggattaaaataaaaattatatatttaaaattaataaaaatactaGTGAAAAATTTCGACATATGTTAAAAGTTAGAAAGCGATAATTTAAAGAGAtgaaagattttgacatgtgtcaaaggTTGGAATTGAGATAATTTAAAGGGATAGAAGATTTTAACATGTGACAAGAGTGGGaaagggggtaatttaaagggaggagaGATTTTGACATTATCAAGGGTTGAAAGGGGTAGTTTAAAGGGAGAGTGGTGTTTGACATGCGTTAAGGATTtgagggtgggtaatttaaatagatgagaggttctgacatatgttaagcgttgaagaggggtaatttaaagagagtgGTGTTTTGATAAGTGTCAATGGTTGGAAGATGAGTAATTTAAAAAAagtgagagattttgacatgtgtcataTGTCAAGAATTAGAAAGGAAGGATAATTTAAAGCGAGAGAAGATTTTGACATCTGTTAAGATTTGGATAGGGGTAATTTAAGTGTCGAATTAGGAAGGTAATTTGAAGGAAGGGAGAGATTCtgacatatattaaaaattatataaaataaaaaaaaatcataaataataataaataaaattgattaaaaaataaaactaaataaaaaataaataaaattgaaaaaataaactaaataataaactaaattgattgaaaaaataaaattaaataaaaaataaataaaattaaaaaaaatgataaaaaataataaataaaactgattaaaaaataaaacgaaataaaaactaaataaaattaaaaaaatatgtaagtattgataaaagtaataaataaaattaattaaaaaactaaataaaaattaagtaaaaatagaaaaaaaaaaagaagaaggatAGAAGTGTCATTTAGCAGGGAGAGAGAGGGTGCTGTCGGggtggaaaaaataatttaaatgacCTTGACAGTCCCTTGACAGTCCACCCCTCTCTCTCCCTATTAAATGACCTTTTAACCcttctttccttaaataacaagttctttttttttttaattttatttgcttctttaattttttccaattttattacttctttagttttattttttaaataaattttatttattattttttcatcaatttttttattttttatctatattttacttttaaattttttataaataataattcttaaaattaatattaaaaaataaaagattacaAGAGATCTAATCCTCTATTCCAATATCACCTGCCCCTGTTCCCACTCGTTGCCTCAGCCCATCGTCGATGGCACCATCGGCGGCCCTCGGTCGTCGCCTCGATTAAAATTATATTCTAAGGGGAAGGTGAATGTAGTGGGGTCGCATCGATGCGATCAGCGCCGAAATTTAGTCGGATCTGAGCAGATTTTCTTTCACCGTTGATCTGAATCCCTGCTCAAATTCGACCAAATTCCGATGTCGATCGTGTCGATGGCAATCCCCCTAAGGTATAGTTCTGGTCGGGGCGACGACAAAAAGCCATCGGTAGAGGGCTAGAGGCGACGAGTAAAACACAAGGAGAGAGAAAATTAGAGACATAGGATCCGATTTCATATTATAAATATAAAAACAGTATGATATTCTTGTCGGAAAAAATActtaataaagaaataaaaaaaataaaaataaatgaaataaaaaataatatatagatAAATAATATGATCGGTGGAAGAGAGTGGgtgaaatattaaaatttataactaaaaattaaataaaatattgcaaatatataataaatatttatttaaaaagaataaaattgataaaaacttattaaaaaatcaaACTGTTcaaaaaaatttgattaaaaagaaataaaaatttgtaaaaaaaaaaaacgtggACATAAGGGgtattaaagtaaaaaaaaaatggatgGGGCTGGTAGGTGAGGGTGTCAGGGGAGGGGGGAAAAAGGATGTCTCTTTACTTACAAGGTACACTGAACAGGTCATTATTCAATGGATCGGCATGACGAATCGTTCTAGTCAATGCGCAGTGGCGGCCCCCGCCCATCCGTCTTGACCATTTCCACGGTTCCACCTCCTTGTTCAACTCTGTTTCTATCACGCACTTTTAAGAGGCCTACGGCTCTGCTGCAGCCTGCATCCATCCCAGTTTGAGACTTGAGTAATTCCATGGCGGAGACGAAGCAGAGTATGCCTTTTTATTATTCGTTCCTTCTTCCCATAATTGTGATAGCAACAGTAGCAACGGCGGCGGCAGCGAGCAATATCACGACGTTGCCTGGTTGCCCGGCGAAGTGCGGCGACATCACCGTCCCTTACCCATTTGGCATCGGCGCCGGTTGTGCCCTCGAAAGCTTCCAACTCATCTGTAATGGCACCAGACTCTTCATCTCAAACTACGAGATCGACTCCATCTCCCTCGACCCGCCGGAGGTCACCATCCAGCTCAACGCGAGCTGGAAGTGCTACAACGCCACCGGCGACGTCATCGACCAACGGGCCCCCTACTTCGCGACCGGCCCCGGCAACCCCTACCGACTCTCCACCCGCAACACCTTCGCTGCGATCGGATGCAACACCTTCGCCGCCTTCTTCGACCCCCAGGGCTACTACGCTAGCGGCTGCGTATCGCTCTGCCGCCGGGAGAGCGTTGTCGTTGACGGGGCCTGCTACGGTGTTGGTTGTTGCCGGTCGCCGGTTCCGAAGGATGTGTGGTACTACGAGCCGTACTCCGATGACAGGTTCAACAAGTCACTGGTGGTGGATTTCAGCCCCTGCAGCTACTGGTTCCTCATCGACAACGACAAGTTCCAGTTCCGGGCGGCAGAGGCGAGGATGAGTGACATGGGAGGGTTCACGACGCCGGTGGCGCTGGACTGGGCCGTGAGAACTCCTGCCACGAGCTGTGAGGCGGCGAGGAGGAACACGTCGACTTATGCCTGCCGGAGTGACAACAACGAGTGCTACGAGACGACGAATGGAGAAGGGTACCTCTGCAACTGCTCCACGGGGTACCGGGGCAATCCATACCTCGCCGGCGGATGTCAAGATATCAACGAGTGCGACCTTAAAGAGGAGTTCCCCTGCTACGGCCAGTGCACGAACAATAATGGAAGCTATGTTTGCTCGTGTCCATCGGGACAAGAAGGCGATCCTACTCGAGAACATGGCTGCCGATCGAAGGATAGCTTCACGCTCGCTCTCAAAATCGTCACTGGTACTCAAGCAGAGAATCCATACCTGACGCAGAGCTTCTCTTCTTGATCAACACTTCACTTGCAGGTGCCGGCGTCGGCGTGCTCTTCCTCCTCCTGCTGTCTCTGATGGCGTACTTGGGATCCAAAAGGCGAAGGCTCATCGAGACGAAACGCAGATTCTTCGAGCAAAACGGCGGCCTCCTCCTGCAAAAGAGCATCACTGCTAAACAGAGCATCGGGTTTAGGATCTttgcagagaaggaactggagaAGGCGACGAACGGTTTCGACGACGACCGCGTCCTCGGCACCGGCGGCCACGGGACGGTGTACAAGGGCGTGCTCGACGACCGGACCGAGGTGGCGATCAAGAAGTCCAAGGTGATGGACGAGGGGCAGCGGAAGGAGTTCGCGCAGGAGCTGCTCATCCTCTCGCAGCTCAACCACAAGAACGTGGTCAAGATTTTAGGGTGTTGCTTGGAGGTCGAGGTGCCGATGTTGGTCTACGAGTACGTACCCAACGGCACCCTCTACGGCTTCATCCACCGGAAAGAGGCGATCTCCATTGACACGAGGCTGAAGCTGGCGGCGGAGGCTGCGGAGGCACTCGCGTACCTGCACTCATCTGCGTCGCCGCCGATCATCCACGGCGACGTGAAGTCGGCCAATGTGCTGCTGGACTGGGATTTCTCGGCGAAGGTGTCGGATTTTGGAGCGTCGAGGCTGGCGCCGACCGACGAGGTGCAACTGGCGACGCTGGTGCAGGGGACGTGCGGGTACTTGGACCCGGAGTACATGGTGACGAGCCAGTTGACGGAGAAGAGCGACGTGTACAGCTTCGGGGTGGTGCTGCTGGAGCTGCTCACGAGGAGGAAGGCGTTGTGCTTCGAGAGGCCGGAGGAGGATCGGTGCTTGGCGGCGAGCTTTGCGAAAGCAATGGAGAAGGGGCGACTGGCGGAGGTGGTGGATGAGCAAGTCCTGGTGACGGAGGGAAGAGAAGCAGAGTACGTGATCAGGGACGTTGCAGAGCTGGCGAGGTGTTGCTTGCGGATGACGAGGGAGGAGAGGCCGGCGATGAGGGAGGTGGCAGAGGCGTTGCAGAGGTTGAGGAGGTGGAGAGAACATCCGTGGATGCGTCTTGATCTGGAGGAGGAAGCGAGTTTACTTGGAAGAGATTGACGAAGATGATGATGCACATCAAGAACAAACAGGACAAAATTACTATCAAGAACAGCTCCTTCACCTCAGTTTTGTGAAGAATGAAATGCACCATTATAGAGATATATATGCATTAAGTGTTTAGTCCAGCAATAAAGATCATATATTTAGTGTTTTACTGCATAAAAGATCATATATATGTATGAACTCTGGATTACGATAGTGAAAAAAAGAATGATTTGTTTGGAGAGAGTTACATTAAAGGCTGCACAAATAGAGATAAAATAGTGACAAAGGCATATATTTTTATACTAGAATATATATGAATTCTGTTGCATTGTTACGTTGGCCTTCAAACTAAATCACGTCCTCACTTTTTCAGTCACCGGAAGAAATGGCATCAATCATCATCCTTGAACTCTCTAATGGAAAACAAGAGAAACAAATATTTCAGAGATGCTGACTCAAATTTGGTAAGCAGAAGTTTAGAGGCAAGTATCTATAACTAAAAGCTGATAAATGAAATCAAAGTAAAATTGTGAGTTTCATTCCGCGCCTAAGCAAATTGTTTTGTTAGGCTCACAAATTTTGGAAATccttaaataacaataaattttACTGTTATTGGTAACTAAATGTTAATAGCAACAATAACTTATTCCGACATCAGAACCTTCTAATCAGAGAGTTGCTGATCAATACTGCCAACATTGTTCCTTCCTAACTGACACAACCTGGGAGAATGCGTAGGCATACTCACACTGACCATATGTGTCTGAATTCGAATATCCATGTtgcttaaacattttatcaactgaagaaagattttttttttcagttctgCAAGTGCACTAATAAGATACGACTTGGAGTTCTTTAATAATATGCATAGGAGAATTGTTCATCTGCAATTGCCAATTTActtgataattttttttctcgAACTCTTGATCATCTGTTGGTTGGATGTGTATAAATGAACATATAATAGCAATAACAGAATGTGCTGTCAAAGACTAGGAATCAAGTGTCATTTTCACCTAGTGCTTTTAGCAACAGGATAATATCCAAATGATATTGCAGCATATGATGATGATTAACGGAATACCTTCGATCAAGATATCGTGGTTGGATTCCTGTGCCTTGACAAGTAGTGCAGGTTAAGGTACCAGCACCATCACAGTTGATGCACTGTGAGACTTCATTTTCACCTCCTAATGCTACACTGATCTTGCCACTTCCAGTGCAAAATCTGCATTGTTCTGAAAGAAACCAATTCCAGCTCAACTGAAGTATGGATGTGCGGTCTGTGAGCATCAACTAAACAACCAAAAAACACTAATTGATAAAGTGAATCCTAGCCATTTCACTTCCAAGAAAACAAACTTGTCCATTAATCAAATATGTTCTTAAGCATTAAAATGAATCGCTATTCTTACACAAACTCAATTATTGATGTACTTGAAATTTTATTTAGTGAAAGAGATTAGAGATCATTGAGTCTAGAATTACCTCGGGAGGACCAACTAACACTGGAGTAGAGATTACACTGATAAGAAATGTTTAAATTACTAGAGTACTGGTTtagataaaaagaaaatacaatTTTCTCACAATGGTAGATCTAATGTTGGCGATTGAACATTGTGTTGCTTTTAAAGAAAAAAGGATTATAACTGTCGGTAGCTTAGCAAGGAATCCATTCTTACAGTATCCTCTTTCAAACATTTTGTAGTGAGAGCAAGATAACTATGTAATGAAATTTCACAAGCACCAAAACAAACAGATGATTTGCAGATCATCATTTTGTACATTCCTATCCTACATTGTTTTTTAAATACCCAATCCTCATTTGTT
This window of the Zingiber officinale cultivar Zhangliang chromosome 3B, Zo_v1.1, whole genome shotgun sequence genome carries:
- the LOC122055464 gene encoding putative wall-associated receptor kinase-like 16 → MAETKQSMPFYYSFLLPIIVIATVATAAAASNITTLPGCPAKCGDITVPYPFGIGAGCALESFQLICNGTRLFISNYEIDSISLDPPEVTIQLNASWKCYNATGDVIDQRAPYFATGPGNPYRLSTRNTFAAIGCNTFAAFFDPQGYYASGCVSLCRRESVVVDGACYGVGCCRSPVPKDVWYYEPYSDDRFNKSLVVDFSPCSYWFLIDNDKFQFRAAEARMSDMGGFTTPVALDWAVRTPATSCEAARRNTSTYACRSDNNECYETTNGEGYLCNCSTGYRGNPYLAGGCQDINECDLKEEFPCYGQCTNNNGSYVCSCPSGQEGDPTREHGCRSKDSFTLALKIVTGAGVGVLFLLLLSLMAYLGSKRRRLIETKRRFFEQNGGLLLQKSITAKQSIGFRIFAEKELEKATNGFDDDRVLGTGGHGTVYKGVLDDRTEVAIKKSKVMDEGQRKEFAQELLILSQLNHKNVVKILGCCLEVEVPMLVYEYVPNGTLYGFIHRKEAISIDTRLKLAAEAAEALAYLHSSASPPIIHGDVKSANVLLDWDFSAKVSDFGASRLAPTDEVQLATLVQGTCGYLDPEYMVTSQLTEKSDVYSFGVVLLELLTRRKALCFERPEEDRCLAASFAKAMEKGRLAEVVDEQVLVTEGREAEYVIRDVAELARCCLRMTREERPAMREVAEALQRLRRWREHPWMRLDLEEEASLLGRD